The Leptospira montravelensis nucleotide sequence AACAAAACTATCGTTTCTTTGGATCGACCCACAATCCTTAAATTATGATTTGCAGTAAAAATCCCCAAGTCACCGGTGTTTAACCATCCATCCACCAACACTTTATTAGTGGCATCAGGGTTTTTGTAATAACCTGCCATTACCTGTTGTCCCTTCACATGAATTTCACCTTTTCTACCAAATACAAATTTCCCAACCTCTGTATCTAAAAAAACTTCTCCAGTATGTAGGTCCACAAGCCTTAAATTTGTTTTTGGGAAAATACGACCAACAGAACCAGGGATAATTTCTTCAAAAGTTCGCATAGCAAGGACAGGTGCTGTTTCTGTCATTCCATAACCTTCTAATACAGGAATTCCAATAGTGTTAAAAAATTCATCTACATGGTATGGAAGTGCTCCTCCACCAGAACAAGAACCGCGAAGTTCACCACCAGTTGCTTTTCTGATCTTAGACAATACTAAAAAATCAAAAAAGAAATGTGGTACACTTACTAAAAAGAATCGAAATAAGTGATAAACAAAACGAAGGATTTGTTTCCAAAATACAACTGGATGAATATCCAAAACATTTCCAGTAATCACTTGTCTCGAAATAAAAAATCTTTTTGCAAAGAACATTGCAATTTGAAACATTTTTTGTTTCGATCCAGTTGATTTGGCGAGTGTTCCTAAAATACCAGAATAGATGCTTTCCCAAAGTCTTGGTGCAGAAGCCATAAAGTGTGGTTTTACAATTCGTAAATCTTCTTTTAACGTACGAACACTGCTATAATAAGTACAAGCTCCGTAGTATAAACTAATGATTTCAAAAATTCTTTCAAAGATATGCCAAACTGGTAAAATTGATAATGTTCTATCTCCTTTTTGTAACCGAATTGGAAGATTTTTTAGTTGGAATAAAATATTTCCCTGTGTCAACATCACCCCTTTAGGTGTACCCGTAGTGCCCGAAGTATAAATCATCGTAAACAAATCCGATTCTTTGATCGTAGAATTTAAAAAAAAGGAATCAGATGGATCTGCTTTACGAAGTTCCTTACCTTTGGCAACTATCTCTTGTAAGGTTGATAATTTAATTTTCCTTGAACTTAATTCTTTATTCCCTTCTTTCGGAGGATAGAGAATTACAATTTCTTTTAAATATTCCAACTCTGATTCCAAACGAATCACTCGTTTGAATACCGTTTCATTCTCTACAAAAAGAATTTTTGATTCCGAATGATTCAAAATATATAATATATCTTGGTCTGTGACATCAGAGGCTCTCGGAACATCAACGGCTCCAAGTAGTGTCACTGCAATACTTGTCTGTATCCACTCGTATGCATTGTCTGCAAAGATAGCTACCTTTTCTCTTTCTGACAACCCTGACCGTAGACCAAATGCTAAATCTTTTGCATCATTGAGTAAATCGTCGTAAGTTTTATACTGATAAACGCCGGCCCCGACTCGGGTGGCAAAAGCTTTTTTGTTTCCGAATTTGGCCGGAAGGTTCAAATAAAAATCAATCATGGTTCGCATGGAATTTCCTCGTTACGAACCAATTCTAATTTAGATTTTTCCTAGTGTCGTCTTGGGGAATTCTTTGAGACTTCGAAATTATGTGGATTTATTTCAGTTTTGATTGTTTACGAAATTCAGAAGGAGTTGATCCAACCGTCTCCAAAAATACACGGTTGAAGGTTGATTTAGAATTAAACCCAACGGAATCTGCTATGGAAAGTATGGATCTTTCTTCTGATTCCAATAACAAACGTTTTGCCTCATCGATCCGATATTGATTGATGTACTGGTAAAATCCAAATCCATACCGTTTGTGAAAGTATTCTGAAAGTTGTCCTGGTTTGACATCTGCCATCTCTGCTAGTTTAGAAAGACTCAAGTCTTCATCACAAAACACTTTTTCACACATCAATTCATACAATCTTTGGTCAATGGTTTCTAACTGGACTGAAACTAATTTGGATTTCTCGTATTTGTTTCTTTGGATGTTATCTCGTACATCAGAAACAAATGGTGCCCAAAGTTCACGAGTAAAAAAATAGAAGTACATAAGAACTGGCAATAGATAGGCACTGAGTTTACGAAAAAAAGGAATTTGAAAAGTAAACCCAATACTGCCGAGCAATAAATCGATCCAAATCAGAAGGATAAAAATTAATGAATAAATGGCTTTCTTCGTAAAAAATACAGACAACCTAACGTTTGGAATCCATTCCTTGGCTAAAAATATTCCTACAGATAACAAAATAGAAATTTTAATTCCAAAATTTAATCCAACAATAACCGATCCATATTCCGTTTTGCCAAGTTGATCCAAAATTTCCAACTGTTGCGTATTGGAATCTAGATAAAATGGAATTAAAAAAATAACAGATAAAAAGGCAGGAACAAAATGAAAAATTTTGATATGGATTGTTTTTTCTAAAAACATATATTCCAAATACAAATAAAGTAATGTTGAAGAAAGAAATACAAAGGGAATATGAACTAAAGCAATGGAAGGAAGGTATTGAAAAAACCCAGTGAACATAAAAGCTCCAGTGAGTAACCAAAGCCCTGTTGAAAACAAAATAAAAGACCAAACAAATCCAGAGGCTTTTCTATTTTGAATTAAATTCGAAAGGGACCAGACCAAACAAAATACCGATCCGGAACCCATCCAAAGAAACTCTAATAATAAAGTGAGAGAAGTAACCTCCACAAACTTTATCCAAAAACTCTTACTTCTTCACCAACAGTATAACGAACCATTCCTTTCCCAAGAATATCGGTTAACATCTTCATAAGGTCAGGAGTAATATCAATGGAGAAATGGTCGTGAGCTCGAATAACTTTTTTTTCGTCACCATTTCCAACCAAATGAAAGAACACAGAAGAAGCACCTCTATGTACGGAGAGAACATCTTGTAATTTCAAAATGACATCTCTATTTTTTTCTTCCATCATGTTAATTGTTAAATGGAGAGTTTTCTCCATTTTCTTTTCGATGGTAACGGAATTTAATTCTTCGAGTTTATTAACAATTATCTGACCTTTTAACTCTGATTCGTCGGCATCCAGGCGCTCCAATATTCCACGAATGAATACCGTGTTGTCTTCTGTGAATAAATGTTTAAATTCGGCATAAGTTTTAGGGAAGGCAACACATTCGATTTCCCCTGTTTGATCCTCTAACATAAAGTTTACAAACTCTTCTTTTTTCTTGGTGAGTTTGACTACTTTTTTGGAAAGAACTCCCGCAATCTCAACTTTCGATTTGGGTCGAACCTCTTCTAAGTTTTCGATGGTAGTAGGTTTTAATGTTTTTAATTGTTCTGTAAATTTATCTAGTGGGTGGCCGGAAAGATAAAGTCCCGTAGTTTCTTTTTCTCGCTTTAGTAATTCATCGCCATTCCATTCAATTCCATCTTTGGGTAAGTTGAGATTTTCTTCTCCACCACCGTTTGCGCCACCAAACAAAGAAAACTGACCTTCTTTTTCTTCCGCCTGTTTTTTGTTAGCGTAACTTAAAATCATATCCGTTGATTCGAAAATGGTTTTTCTTGTATAACCAAAGGAATCAAAGGCTCCTCCTTGTGCGAGGGACTCTAAAACTTTTTTGTTAGCAAGCCTTGTGTCTAATTTTTTGGTGAAGTCACTTAGTTGCTTGTAACCGCCGTTAGCATTTCGATTGGTTATTATGTTTTCAGCAGCAAGTTCCCCTACACCTTTGATGGAAGAAAGACCAAACCTTACTGTTTTATCATCAGTAATTTCAAATGAAATTCCTGATTCTTTGACATCGGGTCCTAAAATGCGAATTCCCATTTCCTTTGCATTATTGATGTATTTAACAACATCGGTAATTTTAGAATGGTCTCCTGATAATAATGCAGTTAAGTATTCAATGGAATAATTAGCTTTTAAATAAGCGGTTTGATAAGTGACAAAGGCATAAGCAACAGAGTGTGATTTATTAAAACCATACTCACCGAATTTTTCTAACTGTTCAAAAAGTTCTATTGCAAGTTTTTCGTTAATCTTTTTTTCGATCGCACCTTTCACAAACTTCTCTTTCAAAGCAGGAAGTTTTGATTTGTCCTTTTTGGCCATCGCCTTACGAAGAACATCCGAGTCTCCCACTGAATATCCACCCATGATTCGTGATATACCCATCACCTGCTCTTGGTAAACAACTACTCCGTAGGTTTCACCCAAAACTTCTGCTAAACTTTCATGAGGGAAAACAACTTTCTTTTTGCCGTTTTTACGATCTAAATAATCATCCAACATCCCCGAACCCATTGGACCAGGTCGATATAACGCAAGCAAGGCGGCAATCTCTTCAAATTTCTGCACTTGTGCCTTAGCGAAAAGATCACGAATGCCTGACGACGAATCTAACTGGAATATACCTAGAACATTTGCTTTTCGTAACAAACTAAAGGTGGCAGGATCATCTAAAGGGATTTTATCTAAATCAAGTAAAACACCATGACGTTTTTGAATGAGTTTGGTGGCATGATGGATGGTAGTTAAGTTTTTTAAACCTAAGATATCCATCTTGATTAATCCCACTTGTTCCGACATATTTTTGTCGTATTGTGTGACTATGGAACGACCATCTCTACCAGGTTCACTCACCGTAGACAAAGGAACAATTTCTTCTAACGCCGTTGGAGCAATGACAACACCTGCAGCGTGCCTTCCCACCTGACGGTAGTTACCTTCCAACTTCTGTGCAATATAAAATACTTTTTTGTTTAAATCGGATTTTTCGGCAATGTCACGAAGGTCTTTGGATGTATCTACTGCTTCTTGAATGGTAATTCCCAATTTTTTGGGAAAGAGTTTACTCATTTCGTTCACTTCCGAAAACGGAACATTGAAGACACGTGCAACGTCTTTAATGGCAGCTTTTGCAGCTAACGATCCAAAGGTAATGATTTGTCCAACGCGGTCTTCGCCATACCTATGTTTGATGTAATTAATTACTTCTTCCCGTCTTTCTACGCAAAAATCCGTATCGATATCGGGCATATCCTTTCTGTCAGGATTAAGAAACCTTTCAAAAAGTAAGTTATAACGAATGGGATCCACATTTGTAATCCCAAGTGCATAAGCAATGATGGATCCAGCTGCGGAACCTCGTCCCGGACCGACAGGAATTCCTGCTTTTCTAGCAAAGTTTATATAATCCTGAACAATGAGAAAGTATCCAGCAAAATGCATATTTCGAATGGTTTGCATTTCATATTCGGTTCTTTCTCGCACAACAGGCGTTATCTCGTGATACTTTTCTTTGATACCTTCCCAAACCAATTTTTCCAAATAACTATCTGTATCAAAACCAGCAGGAACTTCAAAAGGAGGTAATAAAGGATTTCCAAATTGGAAATTGAGAGAACATTTATCTCGAATGGCTAAAGTATTATAAAAGGCATCGGTATGATCAGGGAAAAGGCCCATCATTTCTGCGGGAGATTTTACATAAAAATTTTCATTAAATCCAAAACGCATTTCATCATCGATATTCTTACGCATACCGATGCGAAGTAAGATGTCTTGCGCCTCTCTATCGTCTTTTGTTAAAAAGTGTGAGTCATTGGTTAGAACAAGTGGAATACCTGTTCGTTTAGAAAATCCCATCACAGCCTCAGCAACAATTCGTTGTTCAGGAATTCCGTGATCTTGGATTTCTAAATAAAAATCTTCTTTGCGAAAGATTTCATGTAATTTACCAGCTAACGCATACGCTTTATCTTCTTTTCCTTCTAAAATCTTTCGGTTCACTTCTCCCGCAAGACAAGCGGTCAAACAAACAAGTCCCTCGCTATGACGTTCTAACAAATCATAATCAATTCTAGGCTTGCGATAAAACCCTTCCGTAAAGGATCGGCTTGCAAGTTTGATAATATTTTGATAACCTATTTCGTTTTTACAAAGTAAAATAATGTGGTAAGCACCGCCGTCCGCAATTTCATCTAATTCTGTTTCGGCACTTCGCGAAGGTGTTACATAAAATTCGCACCCAATGATAGGTTTGACTTCATGTTTGACAGCTTCTTTGTAAAATTCTATGGCACCATACATGTTTCCGTGATCGGTAATGGCGACGGAACTCATACCTAATTCCTTCACACGTTTCATCAGGTCGCTGATCCGTATGGCTCCGTCGAGCATGGAATAGGTAGTATGCAAATGAAGGTGGGCGAAATCTTGCATGGCTTGGTGACATAGTAATGCCAATGGGTTCGTACGTAAAGCGCCCCAAGGGAAGGGTTTCGGATTTTTTTCGGCCCAAATAGCCAATTCCCAAACCTCCCTGTCCCTTCCAAGCCCAAAAACGATGGAAGCTGGTACTGGTTCGTTAAGGATGGTTTTGATTATGTCCCCATTTTCCCTACCTACCATTTCTCCCGTAACTGATGTTTTGCGAAATTCGATTCGTAGTAAAATAGACAATAAAACAAAACCCTTGGGTTCCTTGGGAGATTTGGAGGCCATCGCGACGCAATTGGCTGAAATTCAAAATACCCTTTCCCCTGAGTTAAAAAATCCCAAACTCATTTTATTTGCAGGAGATCATGGGATTACGGATGAACCTGTTTCTCTCTATCCAAAAGATGTCACTTGGCAAATGGTGTTGAATTTTTTATCAGGTGGGGCCTGTGCTAATGTTTTTGCAAAACATAGCCATATCGAGGTAGAAGTAGTCGATGCTGGAGTGGACCATGATTGGGAAGAAGTTAGCGCAAAACCTATCGAAAGAAAAATCAGAAAAGGCACATCCAACTTTTTAAAACAGTCTGCAATGTCATTGGATGAGGCAAAAGAAACCATATTAAGTGGAATCAACCTCCTCTCTGAAGATAGATACTCTTCAACGAATATATTTTTGTTCGGCGAAATGGGGATTGGTAATACATCGGCGGCATCTCTTATTCTCTCTCATCTAACAGGGATTCCACTGAAAAAACTGGTGGGACGAGGAACCGGACTTAACAATAGCGGGAAGGAAAACAAATTTAAAATTCTGAGCGAAGCCTACGAGAGAACTGGAAAATTAAATGATCCATTAGACGTTCTTTCCGAATTTGGTGGATTCGAAATTGGAATGATGGCAGGTGCAATGGTTGGAGCCGCCGCACAAAGAAAAATCTTTGTTGTAGATGGTTTTATTGCAACAGCGGCATACGCAATCGCATTTGCACTCAATCCTTCCGTAAAAAGTTACGCTATTTTTTCGCACCTATCAGAAGAAGAAGGCCATACTGTCATTTTAGAACATTGGAAAGTAAGACCACTCCTTCGACTCAACCTTCGACTAGGAGAAGGTAGTGGTGCCCTTGCCGCTTATCCTCTGATTGAACTAAGTGTTAAGTTTTTAAATGAAATGGCATCCTTTGCTGATGCTGGTGTAAGCAATTCAGATTCAAAATAATATTTTTATGCATTGGATGATAACAGAAATTCGCCTATTCTTCGTTTGTTTATCATTTCTATCTAGAATACCTTCTCCAAAATGGATAGGTTTTCAAGAAGAATGGTTACATAAATCGATTAAATATTCCCCCACTGTAGGAGTTTTATTGGGATTTTTACAATGGAGTATTTTTACAATTTTCCAAATGTTTTTGGGCACTGGGATTGCTTTTATCATTTCCCTTGGTTTTTTGCTGATTATAACTGGCGCCTTTCATGAAGATGGATTTTCTGATTTTTGTGATGGGATTGGTGGAGGTTGGAAAAGAGAAGATATCCTTAGAATTATGAAGGATAGTAGGGTTGGAAGTTTTGGTGCTGCCGGAATTTCCCTTTTATTGATACTTAAAATATTTGCTGGCTTCGATTCGCTGAAAACTACAGGATTTGTATGGCACCAGATTTCTCTTGAAAGAACAATCCAACAAACCCCTGTTTTGCTCTACTTTCTTTCCGCACATAGTTTTAGTCGTTTTATTTCTGTATTAACGATGAAACTACTTCCTTATGCAAAGGAGGAAGGATATGCAAAACCAATGGCAAAGGAAATCACCTGGCCCCAAACTCTATTTGCCAGTTTGGCAGGTCTCAGCCCATTTGTTTTTTTTGTTTACTTACATCCAAAATTTTCACTTAGTTTGGTATTCATTGTTCCCAGTTTTTATTATATGTATTCCCTGATGAAACGTTGGATCAGTGGATTTACTGGTGATTGTTTGGGAGCCGTCCAACAAGTAGTAGAAACTTGTCTTTGGATTTCAGGAGTGTTTGTATGGACCTCTATTTAATTCGCCATCCGGAAACTATAGCTCCAAAAGGAACTTGTTACGGTCGTACTGACTTTCCACTCAAATATCCTGTGGAAGATACGGCAAATTCTACTTTTTCTTATTTACCATCCTCATTCGATCATTTCCTTTCGAGTCCAGCGCCAAGAGCACTAAAACTATCTTCTGCCTTATTATCCAAATACAACTTTGAAACGGTAAATTATAACTCAATACCAACTGACGAACGTTTGTGGGAAATGAATTTTGGAGATTGGGATGGAAAACTTTGGGAAGAAATTCCAAGGAAAGAAACTATCCCGTGGATGAAAGACTTCGTAAATGCAAAAACACCTGGTGGGGAAGCTTTCACTGATCTTATTTTCAGGATGGATTCTTTTATCAACGATTGGAAAAGTGATGGTCCATTAAGACTAGGCTGGGAAAACACAAACAACAAATCCTTAAACTCAATGATTGTTGTTTGTCACTCAGGTCCTATCCGAGCTGCCTTATGCAAATTTAACGGAACTCCTTACGAAGAAGCCTTTAAATCTCCTGTGGACTTTGGATCAGTCCACAAACTAAAAATTTCTTAACAGAGGCCAAGTGGCGGATAAAACACATAAGACATTATCCGCCGTTACTTTTTTACCTAACAAAGGTTAAACCTTCTTTTTTTCACCCAACGGACCAAGTTTAGCAAGAATCAATTCGTTTACTAGTTTCGGATCAGCCTTACCTTTGGTTTCTTTCATCACACCACCAACGATGGCACCAAGAACTCGATCTTTTCCATTTTTCCAACCTTCCACTGATTCAGGTTGTGATTCAATTACGCGAATGACAATTTCTTCTAATGCTTTGTCATCACGAACCACTTTCAAACCCTTTGCTTCGACAATGGCTTCTGGTTGGTCTTTAGAAGTTAACATGTCTTCGAAGATAGTTTTAGCAATTTTTCCTGTAATTTCACCAGAATTGATAAGTTTTACAAGTTTACCAATTCGTGATGGATCGATAGAGAATTCTTGGATGGAAATGTTTTCCTTATTTACGATTCCAAGTATTTCATCTTTTACCCAGTTAGAAGTTTTTTTGGCATCTCCAGAAACAAGAAGTGCTTCTTCAAAGTATTCGGCTATCTCACGTTCGCTGGTTAAAACTTCGGCGTCATAATCGGGTAGTCCAAGTTCTGTTTTGTATCTTTCTTTTTTTTGCCTTGGAAGTTCTGGCAATGTTTTACGAATGTCTTCAATAAAAGAATCAGAAATTTGAATTGTTGGAAGGTCTGGTTCTGGAAAATAACGATAGTCATGACTCATCTCTTTGGAACGCATAGGAATCGTTTTGAGTAATGTGGCATCCCAAAGTTTTGTCATTTGGCGAAAAGACTCTCCACGAGAATACACATCTTTTTGCCATTCAATCTCATAGTCTATCGCTTGTTTTACGGCTTTAAAAGAGTTTAAGTTTTTAATTTCAACTCGAGTGCGAAAACCTTTTTCACCTTTAGGACGAATAGAAACGTTTGCATCACATCGAAGTGATCCTTCTTCCATATTACAATCAGATACTTGAATGTATCGTAAAATGGTTTTGAGTTCGTTCAAATAGACATAAGCTTCATCTGAAGAACGTAAGTCTGGCTCTGATACGATTTCAATCAAAGGAGTTCCAGCACGGTTATAGTCTACATAGGAACGGTTGATGGAAGGATCATGAGAGTGAATGAGTTTTCCCGCATCCTCTTCCATATGAATCCTTGTTAGGGGAATGAATTTTTCTTCTGTTTCCCCTTTTAGTTTGATATGGATTCCACCTTGGGTTGCATAAGGTTTATCAAATTGAGAAATTTGGTAGCCCTTAGGCAAATCTGGGTAAAAATAATTTTTACGATCAAATTTTGTAAATCGAGTGATTTCGCATCCGAGTGCCACACCAGCGCGCACTGCTTTCTCCAAAACAACTTCGTTTAACACCGGCAATGTGCCCGGTAGGGCGACACAAAGTGTGGAGATATGTGTGTTGGGGCTACCGCCAAATTCGTTTGTAGCGGTAGAAAAAATTTTAGATAGAGTGTTGAGCTGGACGTGAACTTCCAGACCGATGATGACTTCGTATTCCATGCGTTTGTAAACAGGATTTTCCTGGAAAATGAACCTGGCAATTCAATTTCCGAGGGAAATCAATCGAGGGGGTCAGGAGCTGATTGCATAACCAATTTATATAGGTTTTTTTGCTCTCGAGATATGCTAATTTCACCAGTTTGGTGCAATTTTTTCGTAAACTCAGAAAGTTCTCTCACACGTGATTCGAATGCGAGTCCAATTTTTTTATCCTCTAATGCAATATGAGACAAAAGCCAATTGCGAAGGTCTTGGACCAAATGGAGTCCCGCCCTTGGGTTTCCCAATTTGAATTCGTCGTTTCTTGTTTTGATAAAATCAATAAACCGTTTATGTTGGTTCATGTGGTTAACCACATCAGTATATCTAAAATACCGCATAATTTTATCTTCCACACCGAAATGATCTTTGGTGTATTCTATTGCTGCTGTTATGACTTTTTGAAAGGTGGCACTGGAACCATCACCTAACTTTAAAGAATGATCTAGCTCAACTATCATTTTTAATAACCAAATGTGTTGTAAATCGATAATTGGAATTCCAGTAGTAAGATTATAAGTTTTCCATATATTTCTTATCTCCTGAATTGTATCAATTGATTGTTCATGGAGTGAAATATGTGTTGTATCCATCTGTACAATGTTTTGATAAATCAAAAGTTGTTCTTTAGAAATTGGATATTTACCTGATTTTAAAATTTCATTACAGTAGGATTTTAAATCAAGACCACTTGCTTTAAAAAAATCAGCATAATCTGTATCATCATGTAGGATATGTTGAAACAGCCATTTTTTAAGAATCTGCAATATTCCAAGAGCTGCCATTTGGCTATTTTTCGCTTCATAATATTTTTCGGTTAATCGTTCTACAAACTTACGATGCCCTTGAATATGCTCTGAAAACTTTGGATAGTTAAAATGTTCAAGAATATCTTCTTCTAATGCAAAATGTTCTGCCACATAGTCCAAGGCTTTTCGAAATGAAGAATGAACATCTACCTCTGAACCTTCTTTTTCAGATTCAACAATGATTTCTTCTAATTCAAGGATGATATGTACCAACCACACATGTTGAAGATCGATGATCGGAATCCCAAGATGGAAAGGTTCACTTAACCATGTGATTCGTAAGGAATCTAGATGTGCGGAGTAATCCTTTTGCATAGTCCCACAAAAAAGTTAACCACTTGGATGTCACGGATTTAGAATCATTTCAGAAATTGATATTTATCAGTATTTTGGAAAATAGAAGGAAACTGGTAAAAAACTACAAGTCTAGCGGATTTAATTCAAGGATGGGAGCCACTCCTAGGTAAACCCAGGAGTGTCGAAAGGTAAAGAAAAGAAAACTAAACGAAAAATTTAGTAGTTAATTTTACCATCAGTCTCACGAAACCGGAGTAAGGTGGATACATCAATTTTGCAATCGATGCCTTAGGAGTTTGTAAAACAGATCTTTCATGGGAGAAAGTTTTAAAACCAAAAAGTCCGTGGTAACTACCATGACCAGAATGATTCACTCCACCAAATGGAAGATTTGAATTCACCAAATGTAGAATCACATCATTGATAACAGCTCCACCTGAACTTGTTCTTTTAAGAACATACCTGGATGTGCTTCGTTTTTTAGTAAAAATATACAAAGCAAGTGGTTTTGGTCTCTCGTTGATGATATGGATGGCTTCGTCCAAAGTTTTGTAAGTGATGATTGGAAGGAGAGGTCCAAAAATTTCATCTTCCATAATACGAGCGTCAAGAGTTACGTTTGTCAGGATGGTTGGAGAAATAAAATTATCAGAACTTCTTACTTCTCCACCATATGCAATTTTTGCACCTTTCTTCACCGCATCTTCCATATAAGAAGAAACTCTTCCAAAGTTTTTGGCGTTCACGATACGGCAAAAGTCTGGACTTGCAGTAAAATTTTCAGGTTTAGACTTAAAAAAACTTTCAGTGGTTTCTTTTGCATATTTTACAAACTCTTCCACTTTGGATTCGGGAATTAAGAGATAATCGGGAGCCACACATGTTTGCCCTGCGTTTAAAAATTTTCCCCACATAATTCTTTCTGCAGCCACTTTTAAGTCAGCATCTTCTGCAACGATTGAAGGAGACTTTCCACCTAACTCCAATGTTACGCTGGTAAGATTTTTTGCAGCGGCTGTCATTACAATTTTACCGACCGGAGTTGAACCAGTAAAGAATATATGGTCAAAAGGAACTTCTAGCAATGCAGTTGCAACAGATACATCACCTTCAAAAACGGCAACTTCATCTTCTGCAAATACTTCACTTAACATTGCTTTGATGACATCTGCTGTATGTGGTGTAAACTCAGAAGGTTTCATCATGATTGTGTTTCCAGCAGCAATTGCAGCAGCCAGTGGGGCAATGGCAAGGTGGAACGGATAATTCCAAGGAGCTATGATGAGACAAACTCCTTTCGGTTCATAAACGATA carries:
- a CDS encoding histidine phosphatase family protein gives rise to the protein MDLYLIRHPETIAPKGTCYGRTDFPLKYPVEDTANSTFSYLPSSFDHFLSSPAPRALKLSSALLSKYNFETVNYNSIPTDERLWEMNFGDWDGKLWEEIPRKETIPWMKDFVNAKTPGGEAFTDLIFRMDSFINDWKSDGPLRLGWENTNNKSLNSMIVVCHSGPIRAALCKFNGTPYEEAFKSPVDFGSVHKLKIS
- the gatB gene encoding Asp-tRNA(Asn)/Glu-tRNA(Gln) amidotransferase subunit GatB, whose translation is MEYEVIIGLEVHVQLNTLSKIFSTATNEFGGSPNTHISTLCVALPGTLPVLNEVVLEKAVRAGVALGCEITRFTKFDRKNYFYPDLPKGYQISQFDKPYATQGGIHIKLKGETEEKFIPLTRIHMEEDAGKLIHSHDPSINRSYVDYNRAGTPLIEIVSEPDLRSSDEAYVYLNELKTILRYIQVSDCNMEEGSLRCDANVSIRPKGEKGFRTRVEIKNLNSFKAVKQAIDYEIEWQKDVYSRGESFRQMTKLWDATLLKTIPMRSKEMSHDYRYFPEPDLPTIQISDSFIEDIRKTLPELPRQKKERYKTELGLPDYDAEVLTSEREIAEYFEEALLVSGDAKKTSNWVKDEILGIVNKENISIQEFSIDPSRIGKLVKLINSGEITGKIAKTIFEDMLTSKDQPEAIVEAKGLKVVRDDKALEEIVIRVIESQPESVEGWKNGKDRVLGAIVGGVMKETKGKADPKLVNELILAKLGPLGEKKKV
- a CDS encoding bacteriohemerythrin, which codes for MQKDYSAHLDSLRITWLSEPFHLGIPIIDLQHVWLVHIILELEEIIVESEKEGSEVDVHSSFRKALDYVAEHFALEEDILEHFNYPKFSEHIQGHRKFVERLTEKYYEAKNSQMAALGILQILKKWLFQHILHDDTDYADFFKASGLDLKSYCNEILKSGKYPISKEQLLIYQNIVQMDTTHISLHEQSIDTIQEIRNIWKTYNLTTGIPIIDLQHIWLLKMIVELDHSLKLGDGSSATFQKVITAAIEYTKDHFGVEDKIMRYFRYTDVVNHMNQHKRFIDFIKTRNDEFKLGNPRAGLHLVQDLRNWLLSHIALEDKKIGLAFESRVRELSEFTKKLHQTGEISISREQKNLYKLVMQSAPDPLD
- a CDS encoding aldehyde dehydrogenase family protein — translated: MPMTQATLSQTSNSGKAVIQTKSFTPSDIDRIFQAQKKKALELRLSNFKTRILKLKKLKNAVLKYQKEIQTALHSDFRKSAGEVDITEILPTIAEINDAIRHVKHWMRPKNVMTPPTLLGASSRIVYEPKGVCLIIAPWNYPFHLAIAPLAAAIAAGNTIMMKPSEFTPHTADVIKAMLSEVFAEDEVAVFEGDVSVATALLEVPFDHIFFTGSTPVGKIVMTAAAKNLTSVTLELGGKSPSIVAEDADLKVAAERIMWGKFLNAGQTCVAPDYLLIPESKVEEFVKYAKETTESFFKSKPENFTASPDFCRIVNAKNFGRVSSYMEDAVKKGAKIAYGGEVRSSDNFISPTILTNVTLDARIMEDEIFGPLLPIITYKTLDEAIHIINERPKPLALYIFTKKRSTSRYVLKRTSSGGAVINDVILHLVNSNLPFGGVNHSGHGSYHGLFGFKTFSHERSVLQTPKASIAKLMYPPYSGFVRLMVKLTTKFFV